TTTGATTTTTTTCATCAGCACTCCTATTTTTTACTATGTGCTTCTTTTGCCATTTCTTTTTGCTTTGCATAGGCATGATTGATATAGTATTGTTGACCGATTGTGAAGATATTGTTCACCAACCAGTAAAGTACAAGTCCTGATGGGAAGTATACAAAGAATACAGTCATGATCACAGGAAACCATTTAAATATCTTCTCTTGCATAGGATCAGTAAAGTTTGATGGTGTGATTTTTTGCTGAAACCACATAGAAGCACCCATCAATATAGGTAGTACAAAATATTGATCCATTACAGCAAGGTCATTGATCCAAAAGATCCATGCTGCACCTTGTAGTTCATCTGCGTTAAGCAAAACACGGTAAAGTGCAAAGAACACTGGAATTTGTAGAAGAAGCGGTAGACAACCTCCCATAGGGTTTGCTCCATGCTTCTTATAAAGTTCCATCATTTGAGCATTCATTTTTACAGGATCTTTACCGTACTTCTCTTTGAGCTCTTTCATCTTTGGTGCAAGGTCTTTAAGCTTTTGCATTGACATCATACCCTTGTATGAAAGCGGGAACAAGATAAGCTTAATAAGAAGTGTGAAGATAATGATCGCCCATCCCCAGTTTCCTACATATTCATTGATCCAAAGGAGTACTTTGAAAAACGGAGCTGAAAGAAATGTAAACCAACCAAATTCAATTGTATCCGTTAATTCAGGATTGATCGAGTGAAGTACTTTATACTCTTTTGGTCCGATATATCCGGTAAAAGAAGCATCACCGTCAGCTTTAACAAAAGCCAAAGGATCACCTTTACCTATTTGAAGGATGGAGACATCCATTCCTTTATCTTTATCAAAATCATAAAAGAGTGATGCATAATATCTATCAAATGCAGAAGTTATCTTTGCATTTTTAAATGTTTCATGACCTTCTGCATCACCGTCTTCAATAGTTGTGATGATGTTATCTTCACCTTTAACCAATGTACCTCTAACAAGCATATACATTGATTGGTCTGCTACAGGTCTATAACCTGGAGTGATGAAATATGGTGTTGGCGTAGATGTGGATATATCTACCTTAAATTCACCGCTTGGTTTAAATGTAATGTTCTTAGTAACAGTGATCGATGAGAGTCTTTGAACCAAAGTGAGTGTCTTAGCACCGGTTGTAATATCTAGCTCAGAAGCACCTTCATTAACATAGGGTGTAGAGAATGCCTCTTCATTGATCTTCGTATCCGAGAATCTTATTTCCAAAGGTTTTACTTTATCACTAGCCAATATCTTAAGATTTTTGCCGTCTTCAGTACGATATTTCGCTTTGAGAAGCTCCATTTGTGCTACACGTCCCAATTCATCAACTGTGATAATAAACTCATCTGACTTTATTGTCGCGATTGCCGTTGTACTGGTCTCTGGTGCGTTCATTGCAACTTGTGTTGCACCGGCAGTTGAAGCCGTTTCTGTTGTACTCTTTTCTAGTGCAGGAGTTTGTGGTGAATTCTGTGTTGATTGTGTTTGTTCAGTTTTCGTAGGTGTTTGTACTGGAAAGAAATAACTATAACCGATGAATACGATAAATGAAAGTGCTAGTGCTAATAGAAGTCGTTTTTGAAGATCTGACTGTTCCAAAGTGATACCCTTGTAATTAAAAAAATTGAATAGCTATTATAGTGTAATTATTTTAATGCAGCGCACTTTTTCAGTGCATGTAGATACGCTTTGCCAGTCTTTTTAAAGTCAGCTTCCAAAATCGCCGGCTTTGCTACCAAGACATAGCTACCAGCTCTAAGAAGGTCAATATTTTCGATGAAATGTGCCCTTAGTAGACGTTTCGCTCTATTACGTTGAACTGCATTTCCTATTTTTTTACTGGCAACAAAACCAACTTTATAACTACTTTCTTTTTTATAAAAAAGTACAAAGTATGGCGTATGCCAGCTACAATTGGAGTGGTGATACACTCCTGAAAACTCTTTACTAGTTTTGACTCTAG
This is a stretch of genomic DNA from Sulfurovum zhangzhouensis. It encodes these proteins:
- the rnpA gene encoding ribonuclease P protein component; translation: MSSIKHFTRVKTSKEFSGVYHHSNCSWHTPYFVLFYKKESSYKVGFVASKKIGNAVQRNRAKRLLRAHFIENIDLLRAGSYVLVAKPAILEADFKKTGKAYLHALKKCAALK
- the yidC gene encoding membrane protein insertase YidC, translating into MEQSDLQKRLLLALALSFIVFIGYSYFFPVQTPTKTEQTQSTQNSPQTPALEKSTTETASTAGATQVAMNAPETSTTAIATIKSDEFIITVDELGRVAQMELLKAKYRTEDGKNLKILASDKVKPLEIRFSDTKINEEAFSTPYVNEGASELDITTGAKTLTLVQRLSSITVTKNITFKPSGEFKVDISTSTPTPYFITPGYRPVADQSMYMLVRGTLVKGEDNIITTIEDGDAEGHETFKNAKITSAFDRYYASLFYDFDKDKGMDVSILQIGKGDPLAFVKADGDASFTGYIGPKEYKVLHSINPELTDTIEFGWFTFLSAPFFKVLLWINEYVGNWGWAIIIFTLLIKLILFPLSYKGMMSMQKLKDLAPKMKELKEKYGKDPVKMNAQMMELYKKHGANPMGGCLPLLLQIPVFFALYRVLLNADELQGAAWIFWINDLAVMDQYFVLPILMGASMWFQQKITPSNFTDPMQEKIFKWFPVIMTVFFVYFPSGLVLYWLVNNIFTIGQQYYINHAYAKQKEMAKEAHSKK